Proteins found in one Oncorhynchus mykiss isolate Arlee chromosome 17, USDA_OmykA_1.1, whole genome shotgun sequence genomic segment:
- the LOC110493929 gene encoding probable peptidyl-tRNA hydrolase 2 has protein sequence MEPSDQQTGPDSGSQEVNSVYLQQLRELDIPEEAAKQALLHTRNVSAEEAAMYYFNKLENEEEGDDDLMFKMVFVVNMDLAMGVGKVAAQVGHAAVGLYQALQEKNSWREMAWKWDHGGAKKVVLQGTNMAHLLELQALAMSLSLPTYLVQDAGRTQVEAGSRTILAIVGEEDMVNNVTGSLKLL, from the exons ATGGAGCCCTCCGACCAACAGACAGGTCCAGACTCTGGCTCTCAGGAGGTCAACTCTGTGTACCTACAGCAGCTTCGGGAGCTGGACATCCCAGAGGAGGCTGCCAAGCAG GCACTCTTGCACACCCGAAATGTGTCTGCTGAGGAGGCTGCCATGTACTACTTTAACAAGCTGGAGAATGAG GAAGAAGGAGACGACGACCTCATGTTCAAGATGGTGTTTGTGGTGAACATGGACCTGGCCATGGGTGTGGGAAAG GTGGCTGCGCAGGTGGGCCATGCGGCCGTAGGGCTTTACCAGGCCCTGCAGGAGAAGAACAGCTGGAGGGAGATGGCCTGGAAGTGGGACCATGGCGG GGCGAAGAAGGTGGTGTTGCAGGGGACCAACATGGCTCACCTTTTGGAGCTGCAGGCCCTGGCAATGAGCCTTAGCCTGCCAACGTATCTGGTCCAGGACGCCGGACGCACCCAG GTGGAAGCTGGCTCGCGCACCATCCTGGCCATCGTTGGGGAAGAGGATATGGTGAACAACGTCACTGGAAGTCTGAAGCTGCTCTGA